The uncultured Fibrobacter sp. genomic interval GCATGTTCGTCGCTATTGTCGTGCCAGCAATGAAGTCACACCGTCCTACACTTGTTGCCGTGCTGATTGCGATCGCGCTTAGTTTTGCCTTCAAGTTTGTGCCGGTGTTGAGCGGTGTAGGTGCCGGTTTTGCCATCATCATCTGTGCGGTTGTCGCGTCGCTTGTATGTGCCGCACTGTTCCCCATAGACGATACTTCGGCCAATAAGCCACCCCAGGAGGCTCGCTGATGGACCTGAAGACGTATTTTGAATACCTGCTCGTGATGGCCGGCGTCACCTACCTGTTGCGCACGGTGCCGTTTATTTTGCTTAAGGGAGAGCTGGAAAGCCGTTTTTGGAAGTCCTTCTTGAACTATGTCCCTTATACGGTTTTGAGCGCCATGACGGTGCCTGCAATCTTCTATGCGACGGATAGCCGGTTGGCTGGGGTGGCTGCCTTAATCACGGCCGTTGTCGCCAGCTTGTTTGGCCGGGGGCTGGTCGTGGTGGCCATTGTGGCGTGCTTGACCGTTTTGGGCGTGGACGGTGCCGCACTTTTGTTCTAAGTGTGGCTTTTTCGCTTTTTTTTGTTTATATTGTTCAAAAAGAACCTGAAAAAGCGAGGTAAATAATGAAACCTGAAAGTTTTTTTGCTGGTGTTGCCGTAGGTGCCTGCTTTGCCTTTATTGCCGCAAGGGAAGTCCAAAAAAAGGTACAGAAAAATGCCGATGATACTGCCATCAAGACTGCGGAAGGCGTCGCGGAACAATCCCGTGCCGCTAACGAAGACCTGATGGGCCAGCTCAAGAAGCACATTGAAACCGAGCAGACGCTCGCTGCCGAATGCGAAGAGCTGAAGTCCAAGGTCGGGCAGCAGGCTGGAGAAATCGAAAATCTGAAAAACGCCTGCGCTATGCAGGATGGCTACAACAAGAAGTTGGAGCAAGAAATCGCCGATCTCAGGGCAAAGTAATTTTTCAAGGCTCTGCTCTTTGTCATAACGACATGCTGCGTTTGCCGCTTTGTTTGCTAGTTCGTACTGGATTCTGGTGACGCAGTGCTAAAATCAATACCTTTATATACAAGAAAACGCCCCGAAGGGCGTTTTCTCGTGTGTGTTGGTGGGGGAATTACATTTCTTCGAGTTCTTTGCCCTTTGTCTCCTTGATGAACTTTGCAACAAAGAAGATGCTGAAAATGGCGAAGAATGAATAAATGGCGTATGTCGGGCCGACACCGATGCCGTCCTTGCCCGTGAGTACCGGGAAACTCCAGGTCACGACGAAGTTCGCACCCCACTGGGCGAGACCGCATATAGCGATAGCCACAGCGCGGATACGGTTGTTGAACATTTCGCCGAGCATCACCCACATGACCGGGCCCCAAGACACCGCGAAGAAGGTGATGTAGAGGTTTGCAGCGATGAGGGCGGTGACGCCTGCTGCGCTCGGGAGGCTTCCGTCGGCATTTGCGCTCATGAAGCAGAGTGTCAGGGTGCTTAGGGTGATGGCCATGCCCACGCTACCGATAAGCAGGAGCGGCTTGCGGCCAATCTTGTCGATGAGCATAATGGCGGCAATCGTCATGACCAGGTTGATTCCGCTCGAAATGACGCTCGTAAAGAAGGCGTCGCTTTCGCCGAATCCCACGCTCTGCCAGAGCATTGTGCCGTAGTAGAAAATCACGTTGATGCCCACGAGCTGCTGCAAGATGGCGAGGCCGAGGCCCGCCCATACAATCGGGGCGATGCGCTTCTTGCCGCCGACGATTTCGAGCAGGTCGGTGAGCTTTGCGGGCTTTTCGTTCTTGAACGTTTCGTGGA includes:
- a CDS encoding AzlD domain-containing protein; translated protein: MDLKTYFEYLLVMAGVTYLLRTVPFILLKGELESRFWKSFLNYVPYTVLSAMTVPAIFYATDSRLAGVAALITAVVASLFGRGLVVVAIVACLTVLGVDGAALLF